One Arthrobacter sp. FW306-07-I genomic window carries:
- the galU gene encoding UTP--glucose-1-phosphate uridylyltransferase GalU, protein MSTSNPRVRKAVIPAAGLGTRFLPATKAMPKEMLPVVDKPAIQYVVEEAVHVGLNDVLMITGRNKRALEDHFDRVPSLESTLEDKGDTEKLASIQAASQLGDIHYVRQGDPHGLGHAVLRAKQHVGNEAFAVLLGDDLIDARDELLSTMIDVQAKTGGSVVALIEVEPSQISAYGCADIQEIDGEDYVRVNRLVEKPTPEEAPSNLALIGRYVLHPAVFEVLEHTEPGRGGEIQLTDALQELATGDAQGHGVYGVVFRGRRYDTGDKLSYLKACVQLAVDSEDLGPGLREWLPGFAADLSR, encoded by the coding sequence GTGAGCACCAGTAACCCCAGAGTCCGCAAAGCCGTCATTCCCGCCGCGGGCCTGGGCACCAGGTTCCTGCCCGCCACGAAGGCGATGCCCAAGGAAATGCTTCCCGTCGTGGATAAGCCTGCCATCCAGTATGTGGTGGAGGAAGCCGTGCACGTGGGCCTCAACGACGTGCTGATGATTACCGGCCGCAACAAGCGCGCCCTGGAAGACCACTTCGACCGGGTGCCCTCCCTCGAATCGACGCTGGAGGACAAGGGCGACACGGAAAAGCTTGCGTCCATCCAGGCGGCCAGCCAATTGGGCGACATCCACTACGTCCGGCAGGGCGACCCCCACGGACTGGGGCATGCGGTGCTCCGGGCAAAGCAGCACGTGGGCAACGAAGCCTTCGCCGTCCTGCTGGGGGATGACCTGATTGATGCCCGCGACGAACTGCTCAGCACCATGATCGACGTGCAGGCGAAAACGGGCGGGTCCGTCGTTGCGCTCATCGAGGTGGAGCCCTCGCAGATCAGTGCTTACGGCTGCGCCGACATCCAGGAGATTGACGGAGAAGACTACGTCCGCGTCAACCGGCTGGTGGAGAAGCCCACGCCCGAGGAAGCTCCGTCGAACCTTGCGCTGATCGGGCGCTATGTCCTGCACCCGGCCGTGTTCGAAGTCCTCGAGCACACCGAGCCGGGGAGGGGTGGAGAAATCCAGCTGACGGACGCCCTCCAGGAGCTTGCCACCGGTGATGCCCAGGGGCATGGTGTCTACGGAGTGGTGTTCCGCGGCCGCCGCTACGACACCGGAGACAAGCTGAGCTACCTCAAGGCCTGCGTCCAGTTGGCCGTCGACAGCGAAGACCTGGGCCCGGGCCTGCGGGAATGGCTGCCCGGCTTCGCCGCCGACCTTTCCCGGTAA
- a CDS encoding 5-formyltetrahydrofolate cyclo-ligase has translation MLQETNAVKDDIRAAHRRRRAGLTPAQLEAAGNALAVHGEAWAGTVTGGQPGIACVYLGVGQEPPTLPLVNALHSSGHRVLLPVCEPGRELSWVFWTPETSFERSKFAPILEPAGPRHGPETAGAAAVLFIPATAVDRAGNRIGQGGGYYDKFLGHLATAGKEIPLAAVIYDDELLPAGRIPAEEFDRPVPAVLAPSGYQPLTGGA, from the coding sequence ATGCTGCAGGAAACGAACGCGGTCAAGGACGATATCCGGGCCGCCCACCGACGCCGGCGAGCGGGCCTAACCCCGGCGCAACTGGAAGCGGCAGGCAACGCCTTGGCTGTGCACGGCGAAGCCTGGGCCGGGACGGTTACCGGCGGCCAGCCCGGCATAGCGTGCGTGTACCTCGGCGTGGGACAAGAACCGCCCACCCTGCCGCTCGTGAATGCTTTGCACAGCAGCGGACACAGAGTGCTGCTTCCGGTGTGTGAACCCGGCAGGGAGTTGAGCTGGGTGTTCTGGACGCCGGAAACCAGCTTTGAACGCAGCAAATTTGCACCCATCCTTGAGCCCGCCGGACCCCGGCACGGGCCGGAGACAGCAGGCGCAGCGGCAGTGCTTTTCATTCCGGCCACCGCGGTGGATCGTGCCGGTAACAGGATCGGCCAGGGCGGCGGGTACTACGACAAGTTCCTGGGACACCTTGCGACAGCCGGGAAGGAAATTCCCCTGGCCGCTGTTATCTACGACGATGAATTGCTGCCTGCGGGGCGGATTCCTGCAGAGGAGTTCGACCGGCCGGTCCCGGCGGTCCTTGCGCCGTCCGGGTACCAGCCGCTCACGGGCGGCGCCTGA
- a CDS encoding GNAT family N-acetyltransferase — translation MHTGPIWPVTLESGDLVLRPIRYRDKKEWTEVRSRNSEWLAPWEASNPDPAGGLPDYRHMVRSLNLQAAQATALPFLITEWQPGLRKPAIVGQLTVSSIVWGSAMMATLGYWVDQGRAGRGIAPTSVALVTDHCFQALGLHRMEINIRPENGPSLRVVEKLGFRDEGYRPRFLHINGKWADHRSFALTAEEVPEGLLGPWLASRRS, via the coding sequence ATGCACACAGGTCCTATTTGGCCAGTCACCCTCGAGTCGGGCGACCTGGTCCTGCGGCCCATCCGGTACCGCGACAAGAAAGAGTGGACCGAGGTACGGTCGCGCAACAGTGAATGGCTGGCGCCGTGGGAGGCATCCAACCCGGACCCGGCGGGCGGCCTCCCTGACTACCGGCACATGGTCCGCTCGCTCAATCTGCAGGCTGCCCAGGCCACTGCTCTGCCTTTCCTCATCACCGAGTGGCAGCCGGGCCTTCGGAAACCCGCCATCGTGGGGCAGCTGACAGTATCTTCCATCGTCTGGGGTTCGGCCATGATGGCCACCTTGGGATACTGGGTGGACCAGGGCAGGGCAGGACGGGGGATAGCGCCCACCTCCGTGGCGCTGGTAACCGACCACTGCTTCCAGGCGCTTGGCCTTCACCGCATGGAAATCAACATCCGGCCCGAGAACGGACCAAGCCTGCGGGTGGTGGAGAAACTGGGCTTCCGGGACGAAGGGTACCGGCCACGTTTTCTGCACATCAATGGCAAGTGGGCCGACCACCGCTCGTTCGCCCTCACTGCGGAAGAAGTCCCGGAGGGCCTGTTGGGCCCTTGGCTGGCATCGCGCCGGTCATAA
- a CDS encoding DUF4011 domain-containing protein — MPVWSRTSRANAEKKAEVSVGQGHPEGSEELRKWLSGLKPVTGADTMLRFTKTPEGSIDLTSAHPSGLAQLMAGRRTRLSTLIRDRQQYVVAARASRNIRSKIFELANDRGIDAGYLSAGTVVWTSAVGGKPQRVSAPVMLTAISLTVRPGEDDFELQLTEQAQINPALVRHLKNIHGIVFDVNAVTRLAYSTARFDPQPVLDRLATLIRPIHGAETQHNLLVSTFADLSGNLDDPWINDTHPIVSALATAAGGEMVDIEEPDPSRFPQLDNRHPKDELLLLDADTDQQYVIDAARAGDSLVVSSPPGTGQTQTAINTIGALVDAGKTVLVVGDRRASLNEVSGHLESLGLESILFQLTGNVTAQQLKGQLVRAIVRNEKSLEPQLGNLHHTLTEHRHALMDHVASLHNVRDRWGCSPYQAMQSLAELTSIHPAPATTVRLKRSVLDSIRDRDELAGRLRRAAELGSFSKAATTSPWHGARLLTRKETEEAQDLVRSVAKSLPILRDRMDAVAEHAEIRLGESFAEWGEQLELLVAVRGSLDKFTPDIFDRPVTDLISATAPSSWRRERGIELTAMQRSRLRRVAKEYVRPGVHIADLHSSLLLVQEQRALWAGYATTQRHPAVPSGLAEMNAMYRSLDKELAQLGEALRHTEDGGSLTGVPYPQLMERLERLVADTDTLKTLPERTLLIENMREHGLGELLADLAEREVPEGSVAAELELAWWQSALEAMISGDDYLAMSDGDALRRLEAEYRLADNAHIASGAARLRWALAERWRTAIAAQPRQAGLLRSLLKDGRVSLPALTAQAPDLIGTLVPVWSVSPYLMTGLLPAEQHFDAVVILDAEATSLQAVLPSIARARQVIAFGDSRIATPRTFTVGVERLAPGESAHHRVESAFTALSAVLPVWRLNVVYRAVDEDLVLQLSKSFYDGGLRRLPEGQSATGLDRSLLVEYLPDGTGLPSADHEGVESVVAEVNRVVELVFEHARMRPRTSLAVVTASLRHAARIGESIRLQLSNQPGLAGFFGAGPESFRVVDLERAQGLVRDHVIFSPGFGRTPHGRALHNFGPLSAEGGREKFALAMTRARRSLHVLTCFRPEDLDHTRLTHGAVDLYTLLNREISGNTDLGTPASRAAASEQALGADPLVADLGDRLRARGARVWHQYDGAIDVVAAADPLNTMGQDDLDLPRPVAIESDGTKQYRAMSVRERSRLRPELLERLGWRYMPLWTIEVFTDPSTCADRIAGYLGLENIVLPGRTTTSTGFLDDDVHQALNGIDTASSAASAGKEDLSREELSKEDRAGKAGPEEDMHYDENKNGNPEPGTDAAASGAPAAPGPNAPAARAAQGGSEEILPSKAAEDDARSWGDREDDHDTWLKEQKPPHWG; from the coding sequence ATGCCGGTATGGTCCAGGACGTCACGTGCAAACGCAGAAAAGAAGGCAGAAGTGTCAGTTGGTCAAGGCCACCCGGAGGGCTCGGAAGAGCTTCGTAAATGGCTGTCCGGGCTCAAACCCGTCACCGGCGCGGACACGATGCTGCGCTTCACCAAGACGCCCGAAGGTTCCATCGACCTCACCTCGGCACACCCCTCCGGACTCGCCCAGCTCATGGCCGGGCGCCGCACCCGCCTGTCCACGCTGATCCGGGACCGGCAGCAGTACGTGGTCGCGGCAAGGGCTTCACGCAACATCCGGTCCAAGATCTTTGAGCTCGCCAATGACCGCGGTATCGATGCCGGGTACCTGTCCGCAGGCACCGTGGTGTGGACATCCGCCGTCGGGGGCAAACCCCAGCGTGTGTCCGCCCCCGTGATGCTGACCGCCATCTCCCTCACGGTTCGGCCAGGGGAGGACGACTTTGAACTGCAGCTCACCGAGCAGGCACAGATCAACCCGGCATTGGTGCGGCACCTGAAGAACATCCACGGCATCGTCTTCGACGTCAACGCCGTGACCCGCCTGGCCTACAGCACCGCCCGGTTCGACCCCCAGCCCGTCCTGGACCGGCTGGCCACCCTGATCCGGCCCATCCACGGGGCGGAAACCCAGCACAACCTGCTCGTTTCCACCTTCGCCGACCTCTCCGGCAACCTCGACGACCCCTGGATCAACGACACACACCCCATCGTGTCCGCACTGGCCACCGCCGCCGGCGGCGAGATGGTGGACATTGAAGAACCGGACCCGTCCCGCTTCCCGCAGCTGGACAACCGGCACCCCAAGGACGAACTGCTCCTGCTGGACGCGGACACGGACCAGCAGTACGTAATCGATGCAGCCCGCGCCGGGGACTCCCTGGTGGTCAGCAGCCCGCCCGGTACCGGCCAGACCCAGACCGCGATCAACACAATCGGTGCCCTGGTGGATGCCGGAAAGACCGTGCTGGTGGTGGGCGACCGGCGCGCCAGCCTCAATGAGGTGTCCGGACACCTGGAGTCGCTGGGACTGGAGTCCATCCTGTTCCAGCTCACCGGGAATGTCACCGCCCAACAGCTGAAGGGCCAGTTGGTCCGGGCGATCGTCCGGAACGAGAAGTCGCTGGAACCGCAGCTCGGGAACCTGCACCACACCCTTACCGAGCACCGGCATGCGCTGATGGATCACGTGGCATCGCTGCACAACGTCCGCGATCGGTGGGGCTGCTCGCCGTACCAGGCCATGCAGTCCCTCGCCGAACTCACGTCCATCCATCCGGCACCGGCCACCACCGTCCGGCTTAAGCGCAGCGTCCTGGACAGCATCCGGGACCGCGATGAACTGGCCGGCCGGCTTCGCCGTGCTGCCGAACTGGGCAGCTTCAGCAAGGCGGCCACCACCAGCCCCTGGCACGGCGCAAGGCTGCTGACCCGCAAGGAAACCGAGGAAGCCCAGGACCTGGTCCGGTCCGTGGCCAAGAGCCTTCCCATCCTCCGCGACCGGATGGACGCGGTTGCCGAGCACGCCGAAATCCGTCTGGGCGAATCCTTTGCCGAGTGGGGCGAGCAGCTGGAACTGCTGGTTGCCGTCCGCGGCAGCCTGGACAAGTTCACCCCGGACATCTTCGACCGCCCGGTGACGGACCTGATCTCCGCCACTGCACCGTCCTCGTGGCGGCGTGAGCGCGGCATCGAGCTGACGGCCATGCAGCGCTCCAGGCTGCGCCGGGTGGCCAAGGAATATGTGCGTCCGGGCGTCCACATCGCGGACCTGCACTCGTCCCTGCTGCTGGTGCAGGAACAGCGGGCCCTGTGGGCGGGATACGCCACAACGCAGCGGCACCCTGCCGTTCCATCGGGCCTGGCCGAAATGAACGCCATGTACCGCTCCCTGGACAAGGAGTTGGCGCAGCTGGGCGAGGCGCTGCGGCATACGGAAGACGGTGGGTCGCTGACCGGCGTTCCCTACCCGCAGCTGATGGAACGCCTGGAGCGCCTGGTGGCGGACACCGATACGCTCAAGACCCTGCCCGAACGCACACTCCTCATCGAGAACATGCGCGAACACGGCCTGGGTGAACTCCTTGCCGACCTTGCCGAACGGGAAGTACCCGAAGGATCGGTCGCGGCCGAATTGGAACTGGCCTGGTGGCAGTCCGCGCTCGAGGCAATGATCAGCGGTGACGACTACCTGGCCATGTCCGACGGCGACGCACTGCGCCGGCTCGAAGCAGAGTACCGCCTCGCAGACAATGCGCACATTGCCAGCGGCGCAGCCCGGCTGCGGTGGGCCCTGGCGGAGCGGTGGCGCACCGCTATTGCCGCCCAGCCGCGGCAGGCCGGCCTCCTGCGCAGCCTGCTGAAGGACGGGCGGGTCTCCCTGCCCGCCCTGACCGCACAGGCGCCTGACCTGATCGGGACGCTGGTTCCCGTCTGGTCTGTCAGTCCCTACCTCATGACGGGCCTGCTGCCAGCGGAGCAGCATTTCGACGCGGTGGTGATCCTCGATGCTGAGGCCACCTCCCTGCAGGCCGTCCTGCCCTCGATTGCCCGTGCACGGCAGGTCATTGCCTTCGGTGATTCCCGCATAGCAACGCCACGGACCTTCACCGTGGGAGTGGAGCGGCTGGCGCCCGGCGAGTCGGCGCACCACCGTGTGGAAAGCGCCTTTACCGCGCTCTCCGCCGTCCTGCCGGTATGGCGGCTCAATGTGGTGTATCGCGCGGTGGACGAGGACTTGGTCCTCCAGCTGAGTAAGAGCTTTTACGACGGCGGCCTGCGCCGGCTGCCGGAAGGGCAGTCCGCCACGGGGCTGGACCGCTCCCTGTTGGTTGAGTACCTGCCGGACGGCACCGGCCTGCCCAGTGCCGACCACGAGGGTGTGGAATCCGTCGTGGCGGAGGTCAACCGCGTTGTGGAACTGGTCTTCGAGCACGCCAGGATGCGCCCCCGAACGTCCCTCGCGGTCGTAACCGCCAGTCTCCGGCACGCGGCCCGGATTGGCGAGTCCATCAGGCTCCAGCTGTCCAACCAGCCCGGCCTCGCCGGATTCTTCGGTGCCGGCCCGGAGTCCTTCCGGGTGGTTGACCTGGAACGCGCCCAAGGCCTGGTGCGTGACCACGTCATCTTCTCACCGGGATTCGGGCGGACCCCCCACGGCCGTGCACTCCACAACTTCGGGCCGCTGTCCGCCGAGGGTGGCCGGGAAAAGTTTGCCCTGGCGATGACCCGGGCACGGCGTTCCCTGCACGTGCTGACCTGCTTCCGGCCGGAAGACCTGGACCACACCCGCCTCACCCACGGGGCGGTGGACCTTTACACGCTGCTGAACCGGGAAATCTCCGGCAACACGGACCTGGGCACTCCGGCGTCCCGTGCCGCTGCCAGCGAACAGGCACTGGGAGCGGATCCCCTGGTAGCGGATCTGGGGGACAGGCTGCGCGCCCGCGGCGCCCGGGTGTGGCACCAGTACGACGGCGCCATCGACGTTGTTGCCGCGGCCGACCCCCTGAACACCATGGGCCAGGACGACCTGGACCTGCCCCGGCCTGTGGCCATCGAATCCGACGGCACCAAGCAGTACCGCGCCATGAGCGTGCGTGAACGCAGCCGGCTGCGCCCGGAACTGCTGGAACGCCTGGGCTGGCGCTACATGCCGCTGTGGACCATCGAAGTCTTCACCGACCCCTCGACCTGCGCCGACCGCATAGCGGGGTACCTGGGACTTGAGAACATCGTGCTCCCTGGCAGGACCACGACCTCTACGGGCTTCCTTGACGACGACGTCCACCAGGCGCTCAATGGAATCGATACCGCATCATCGGCAGCTTCCGCGGGCAAAGAAGATTTGAGCAGAGAAGAATTGAGCAAGGAAGACAGGGCCGGGAAAGCCGGTCCCGAGGAAGACATGCACTACGACGAGAACAAGAACGGAAACCCTGAACCTGGCACTGACGCTGCTGCGTCGGGGGCGCCTGCGGCACCCGGCCCGAATGCCCCTGCGGCGCGCGCGGCACAGGGCGGCAGCGAGGAAATCCTTCCGAGCAAGGCCGCAGAGGACGATGCGCGCAGCTGGGGAGACCGGGAGGACGACCACGACACGTGGTTGAAGGAACAGAAACCACCGCACTGGGGCTGA
- a CDS encoding PTS sugar transporter subunit IIA produces MAEPLDPYDAHLTTADMVILEMEAKDKTDATNQLAERLHAAGRISDLDGFLKNVNAREHQLATGLPGGIGLPHARSEFVSQTSIAVGIAKYGHALDFGAADGPATVILLIATPASSFSDHLEVLATLARSLSKESFRESLRRAYDAEVIAELINSSLVFFDH; encoded by the coding sequence TTGGCGGAACCACTGGACCCGTATGACGCCCATTTGACCACCGCCGACATGGTGATCCTGGAAATGGAGGCCAAGGACAAGACCGACGCCACCAACCAACTGGCAGAGCGGCTGCACGCGGCAGGGCGGATCTCAGATCTTGACGGGTTCCTGAAGAACGTTAACGCCCGGGAGCACCAACTGGCCACGGGGCTCCCGGGCGGCATCGGGTTGCCGCACGCAAGGAGCGAATTCGTCTCCCAAACGTCCATCGCGGTTGGAATCGCGAAGTACGGCCATGCGCTGGACTTTGGTGCCGCGGACGGTCCGGCCACGGTCATCCTGTTGATTGCCACCCCGGCCAGCTCCTTCTCGGACCACCTGGAGGTGCTGGCCACCCTGGCCCGGTCGCTCTCAAAGGAGTCTTTCCGGGAGTCGCTGCGTCGTGCGTACGACGCCGAAGTGATTGCCGAACTCATCAACTCCAGCCTGGTCTTCTTCGACCACTAG
- a CDS encoding FmdB family zinc ribbon protein: protein MPTYAYACKDCGHAFDIVQSFSDSSLTSCPECQGTLRKKFNSVGVVFKGSGFYRTDSRDSKGSSVSPAPAAAPAAPAAAPAASAPAAS, encoded by the coding sequence GTGCCAACATATGCTTACGCCTGCAAGGATTGCGGCCACGCCTTCGACATTGTCCAGTCGTTTTCGGACAGTAGCCTGACGTCCTGCCCCGAATGCCAGGGCACGTTGCGGAAGAAGTTCAACAGCGTGGGTGTCGTCTTCAAGGGCTCCGGTTTCTACCGCACCGACTCGCGCGATTCCAAGGGCAGCTCCGTCTCCCCCGCGCCTGCCGCGGCTCCGGCTGCGCCCGCTGCCGCCCCCGCCGCTTCGGCTCCGGCAGCCAGCTAG
- a CDS encoding DUF3817 domain-containing protein, translating into MIDPKPATPSPQASGGKTSGKKRRFGGTEAQIRSALKFYKVMAYLTGTMLLLLCAELVARYGFGQYLFAGGTNAVTGQPFGFGFADAEPAGVINGVNVSVTVLIVHGWMYVVYLISNFRLWSLMRWPFLKLILLALGGVVPFLSFIVEKKFHAEVEAELAANPQAPQRY; encoded by the coding sequence ATGATTGATCCGAAACCCGCCACCCCATCCCCGCAGGCATCCGGCGGCAAGACTTCCGGCAAGAAGCGCCGCTTCGGCGGTACTGAGGCACAGATCCGGTCGGCCCTGAAGTTCTACAAGGTCATGGCCTACCTCACCGGCACCATGCTGCTCCTGCTCTGCGCCGAACTCGTGGCGCGGTACGGCTTCGGGCAGTACCTGTTCGCGGGCGGCACCAACGCAGTGACCGGCCAGCCGTTCGGCTTCGGATTCGCCGACGCCGAACCGGCCGGGGTGATCAACGGCGTCAACGTCTCCGTCACGGTGCTGATCGTGCACGGCTGGATGTACGTGGTGTACCTGATCTCCAACTTCCGGCTGTGGTCGCTTATGCGCTGGCCGTTCCTGAAGCTAATCCTGCTGGCACTGGGTGGCGTGGTGCCGTTCCTGTCCTTCATCGTCGAGAAGAAGTTCCACGCCGAGGTGGAGGCCGAGCTGGCCGCCAACCCGCAGGCCCCGCAGCGCTACTGA
- the guaA gene encoding glutamine-hydrolyzing GMP synthase gives MTTPTASQTSQKPVLVVDYGAQYAQLIARRVREANVYSEVVPHTYSTEQLLAKNPAAIILSGGPSSVYADGAPSVGADLFEAGVPVFGICYGFQAMANALGGKVDKTGLREYGSTETTILGEGRSVLKGMPQHQKTWMSHGDSVHSAPEGFEVLATTAGAEVAAFANEEKGLFGVQWHPEVKHSAYGQQVLENFLFNCAKIEPNWTTGNILEEQVERIRQQIGDSRVICGLSGGVDSAVAAALVQRAVGDQLTCVFVDHGLLREGEAEQVERDFVAATGVKLYVANEQERFLSALAGVSDPETKRKIIGREFIRAFEEAELAIIAEAAAHGEKIKFLVQGTLYPDVVESGGGEGAANIKSHHNVGGLPEDLQFELVEPLRALFKDEVRAVGAQLGLPQEIVGRQPFPGPGLGIRIVGEVTKERLDLLRKADAIARAELTEAGLDNEVWQMPVVLLADVRSVGVMGDGRTYGHPIVLRPVSSEDAMTADWSRLPYDLLARISNRITNEVDGVNRVVLDVTSKPPGTIEWE, from the coding sequence GTGACTACTCCCACTGCATCCCAGACTTCCCAGAAGCCGGTGCTGGTTGTTGATTACGGTGCCCAGTACGCGCAGCTGATTGCCCGCCGCGTCAGGGAAGCGAATGTGTATTCGGAAGTGGTTCCGCATACTTACTCCACCGAGCAGCTCCTGGCCAAGAATCCCGCCGCCATCATCCTTTCCGGCGGCCCTTCCAGCGTTTATGCCGACGGCGCCCCGAGCGTTGGTGCCGACCTCTTCGAGGCCGGCGTCCCCGTCTTTGGCATCTGCTACGGGTTCCAGGCCATGGCCAACGCGCTGGGCGGCAAGGTGGACAAGACCGGCCTGCGGGAGTACGGATCCACCGAGACCACCATCCTGGGCGAGGGGCGTTCCGTGCTGAAAGGCATGCCCCAGCACCAGAAGACCTGGATGAGCCACGGCGACTCCGTCCACTCTGCGCCCGAAGGCTTCGAGGTGCTGGCCACGACCGCGGGCGCGGAGGTGGCTGCCTTCGCCAACGAGGAAAAGGGTCTCTTCGGTGTGCAGTGGCACCCGGAGGTCAAGCACTCCGCCTACGGACAGCAGGTGCTTGAAAACTTCCTGTTCAACTGCGCCAAGATTGAGCCCAACTGGACCACCGGAAACATCCTGGAGGAGCAGGTGGAGCGGATCCGCCAGCAGATCGGGGATTCCCGGGTAATCTGCGGGCTCTCCGGCGGCGTCGATTCAGCAGTGGCGGCAGCGCTGGTCCAGCGCGCCGTGGGCGACCAGCTCACCTGTGTGTTCGTGGACCACGGACTGCTGCGCGAGGGCGAAGCGGAACAGGTGGAACGCGACTTCGTGGCCGCCACCGGCGTCAAGCTGTACGTGGCCAACGAACAGGAGCGCTTCCTTTCGGCACTGGCAGGCGTCAGCGATCCCGAAACCAAGCGCAAGATCATTGGCCGCGAGTTCATCCGCGCCTTCGAAGAAGCCGAACTGGCCATCATTGCCGAGGCTGCCGCGCACGGCGAGAAGATCAAGTTCCTGGTCCAGGGCACCCTCTACCCGGACGTCGTCGAATCCGGCGGCGGCGAAGGTGCCGCTAACATCAAGAGCCACCACAATGTGGGCGGGCTTCCCGAGGACCTGCAGTTCGAGCTTGTCGAACCGCTGCGAGCCCTGTTCAAGGATGAAGTCCGCGCCGTGGGCGCCCAGCTGGGGTTGCCGCAGGAGATCGTGGGCCGCCAGCCGTTCCCCGGCCCCGGCCTGGGCATCCGGATCGTCGGCGAGGTCACCAAGGAGCGGTTGGACCTGCTCCGCAAGGCGGACGCCATCGCGCGCGCCGAGCTGACCGAGGCCGGCCTGGACAACGAGGTCTGGCAGATGCCGGTAGTGCTGCTGGCGGACGTCCGCAGCGTCGGCGTCATGGGCGACGGCCGCACCTACGGCCACCCCATCGTGCTGCGTCCCGTTTCGTCCGAGGACGCCATGACCGCCGACTGGTCACGCCTGCCCTACGACCTCCTGGCCAGGATTTCCAACCGGATCACCAACGAGGTGGACGGCGTCAACCGGGTGGTGCTGGACGTCACCAGCAAGCCGCCGGGAACCATCGAGTGGGAATAG
- a CDS encoding RcpC/CpaB family pilus assembly protein translates to MPRLPRRRRDHYRRPASPRNIARRGKERSPGARFASWVNRNRRLAAALLLCAAAALAVQQLTPAPLSTVRALAAARDLPAGSAVTTADLAHVQVPPGMVADGFLQDDAAATGKQLAAPMRKGQLLTDAQLLGPGLLAGTPPGSAAVPLRMADPSSTQLVSPGQLVNVVLTPATGFDQQGPSQVLASAVPVLWTSNNGGQGGQWLGTTETDGLIVVAANAEQSSRLAGASTQGRLFFVLVGPP, encoded by the coding sequence ATGCCCAGACTTCCCCGCCGTCGCCGCGACCACTACCGGCGTCCCGCCAGCCCCCGAAACATCGCACGCCGCGGCAAAGAGCGTTCACCGGGGGCGCGGTTTGCCAGCTGGGTGAACCGCAACCGCAGGCTCGCTGCGGCGTTGTTGTTATGCGCAGCTGCAGCCCTTGCGGTCCAGCAGCTCACTCCTGCCCCGCTCTCCACTGTTAGGGCGCTGGCCGCCGCCCGGGATCTTCCCGCCGGAAGCGCCGTCACCACAGCAGATTTGGCTCACGTCCAGGTGCCGCCGGGAATGGTGGCGGACGGCTTCCTGCAGGATGACGCCGCCGCAACGGGCAAGCAGCTGGCCGCGCCCATGCGCAAGGGCCAGCTCCTCACGGACGCCCAACTGCTGGGTCCCGGACTGCTGGCTGGCACTCCGCCCGGTTCAGCGGCTGTTCCCCTGCGCATGGCGGACCCTTCGTCCACACAGCTGGTCTCCCCCGGCCAACTGGTCAATGTGGTGCTGACGCCAGCCACCGGGTTTGACCAGCAGGGTCCCTCCCAGGTCCTGGCATCTGCCGTACCCGTCCTGTGGACGTCGAACAACGGCGGCCAGGGCGGGCAATGGCTGGGCACCACGGAGACGGATGGACTAATCGTGGTGGCGGCCAACGCAGAACAATCGTCCCGTCTGGCCGGAGCCTCAACCCAGGGCCGGCTGTTCTTCGTCCTTGTCGGGCCGCCGTGA
- a CDS encoding SURF1 family protein — protein MWKTALKPRWIAGFIFAIVLSGVFVLLSQWQFGRSTQPEVPVNPASEQVQQLTSTLQPGEFFHGSVADQMVTAQGTYSPDKQVLVPGRLHDGKSGYWVVSAFAVNGAPALTGAGASPQTWIPVARGWVAEPGDAAAPPSGVVELTGRLLPSEAPVAGKSPKPGEATAVSVAELINYWDVSSYPGFVSATAEVVGGQDVSASAVPGKLLPLDIGPQPPGQHINWLNLFYSIEWVVFAGFAFFIWWRLVKDDYHRDLEEALEDADEAPAGGLHETQPLQQQPNQHQPEQQQPDQHQQKVQP, from the coding sequence GTGTGGAAAACAGCCCTTAAGCCCCGATGGATCGCAGGCTTTATCTTCGCGATCGTTCTCTCCGGGGTCTTCGTGCTGCTGAGCCAGTGGCAGTTCGGGCGCTCCACCCAACCCGAGGTGCCGGTCAACCCGGCTTCTGAACAGGTCCAACAGCTCACAAGCACCCTGCAGCCCGGGGAGTTCTTCCACGGAAGCGTCGCAGACCAGATGGTGACGGCGCAGGGAACGTACAGCCCGGACAAGCAGGTCCTGGTTCCCGGCAGGCTCCACGACGGCAAAAGCGGCTACTGGGTGGTGTCCGCCTTCGCCGTCAACGGTGCCCCGGCCCTGACCGGCGCGGGCGCATCTCCCCAAACCTGGATCCCGGTGGCACGCGGGTGGGTAGCCGAGCCGGGGGATGCGGCAGCACCGCCGTCGGGCGTTGTTGAACTAACCGGACGCCTCCTGCCATCCGAGGCGCCGGTGGCCGGGAAGTCGCCCAAGCCGGGGGAGGCCACGGCTGTTTCCGTCGCCGAGCTCATCAACTACTGGGACGTGAGCAGCTACCCGGGCTTTGTGTCTGCCACCGCCGAGGTGGTGGGCGGCCAGGACGTCAGCGCCTCAGCCGTCCCTGGAAAGCTCCTGCCCCTGGATATCGGGCCGCAGCCCCCCGGGCAGCACATCAACTGGCTCAACCTGTTCTATTCCATCGAATGGGTCGTCTTCGCCGGTTTCGCCTTCTTTATCTGGTGGCGCCTGGTCAAGGACGACTACCACCGCGATCTCGAGGAGGCCCTCGAGGACGCCGATGAAGCCCCCGCAGGCGGCCTCCACGAAACACAGCCTCTTCAGCAGCAGCCTAACCAGCACCAGCCTGAACAGCAGCAGCCTGACCAGCACCAGCAGAAGGTACAGCCATGA